The region tttaaatatttttaaattttatcaactaggtttcaataatgtttgcaaatttaataaatattttggttctcatgaaattttatttggtattctaatctaaaatgtaaacaattataatttatttcaaaatatttgatatcgaagaaataGTCAtcttcctaatattgaatatttgataatattatgtttcctttaccgtaattttttattattttataagaattaattaaaattaatattgaagtagtaagaaacaTGTATGagtatgagtacgagattatacccgttacccggtgggaaGGGGACGAGACAAAACAGAGAAACATTAAATGAAATAGGTAAAATTCATTGTTggaacatatataatatataaatatgtgtaAATCTCACTTTAAATCGATTTTGTATAATGAAATTAGATTTAAAGTCCATTACTTATTATGATATCAATCATTTAGAACctatcttaataaaatttattattattttttgagatAATTATGTCATTTGTTATTGAACCGCTATGAGATCATTCACAAATATCTATCTAACTGTAGTAATTTTATCctacaaactaattttataaggatgaattaaattttcttaaactattattgataaaattaaatttaaatattttgaacaaGGTTTGCTATTAGTTTTgcaaatgaaatataaaaaataagtcatTAAATAGTGAGATCCAACTAAAAGTCATAATCcgattaaaaaaatggttattcGTACTAATGTTATCATAAGAAAACtctaatttgtaaataaaaacgttaatcgtgtgtttttttattacttgagtTATTGTTTGATGTTTATGGGCGCgtgcttttttttcttctgatttAATAGTTTTAGCATGCTGTAAATGATTAATGGttagtagaagaatttatagtTAGTTTGAACTTCCGTGATCAAGAATGATACTTAAGATGCCAacttttgtattaattaaatgttttattgcTTAGGCGTGAAAGAATTATACATTagttgttaaaagaaaaaagagggaCTTAGAATCAGGAATCTCACGCTCAGTTCAAAACTTTGACACTTATACTTATAACTATAATTCAAAACACATTGCgtacaaaaattcaaatttctgcGGCTTCTTCTTGTCGTAAAAACACTGCGCGTGCACCTTTCATTCTTAATATGCAAACATTACGTAAATTTGcacactttatatatatatatatatatatatatatatatatatatatatatatatatatatgataaaagaattctaatctaacataaaaaaaaagtttacccTTTACACAAGttcttaataaatttcaattaacaTTTCATTaacggattttttttttattgtttttcttaattaattatctgATTCTAAATTcagatagaaaagaaaaataagattctTGAGTAGTCAAACCTTTTGAATGTGGAATCtctttaaattgattaattcattcaaacaaaatttgaatatttaataacagaatatttcaaaattcataaaagatttatttgtaTATGTTAGCAAccacgatatatatatatatatatatatatatatatatatatatatatatatatatatatatatatatatatatatatatatatatatatatatatttatatataacttcTTTTCTTtcgttataatttttttttcttcttactatttgatttgttttatattacaaaatttattcattataagtttatttgacatttcaagcacgtttcataatagtatttgacttaacattaaagtaaaaatgtgtcaaacagtataaataactcaaatacaatccttaaatgtgtacgaaacatcaaataaatataacaaaatttgattaaaatgactaaattcacatatttcgaaagatgaaggactaaattggtccaaagttttgaaatggactaattccaaaattcagtgaaagttaagggaccaaaaacatatttaaccctaatttttttcattgaaaaatatttgactattaatttaattttcaattgtgTAAATCTTCCATTTACCAggttataaaatacaaaattatttttaatttttgttttatttgaaaaaattttgttttgttaaaataatttttattatttttcgaTGGCTCGACTTTCCAAATCTAAaaaatttctcatattttcaaaatactCTTCATGTTATCGTACCATTCATTATAcattttgtgtttgttatttgtgTTGATCGTTCAATGATatatcaaattgtttataaacaCACATTTGATCTTacctatttttatttgttatgtaCTTTTATCatatagaatattatttttatgactttttatataattatttttattttaagttattttcatatatatatatatatatataattttatcatatagaatattatttttatgactttttatataattatttttattttaacttattttcatatatatatatatatatatatatatattaaattttactatcacaattatataaatatattttatttattataatataaaaatttaatgtcattatCATAACATGTGTTTACTATCACAAAATTCTTACTCATGGAAAAAATCATTGTATTAAGTTgacttatttttatcttaaccCTTAATAAACAGTAAGTCGAATTAAATCCCTTTTATAGTCCtatgttttacaattttttataatctttattAGTCTTTTAACTTTCTTTGTCCATCAgtcatctattttttttctatcaattttaaattaaaataattgatgttaaagtttactaaaataatgttaaaaatatttttttatcttatccggaatagaaaaaaaatatataaaaagttggCAATTGTCTCGACCAAACTTTGACGAAGTTGAACTTAAAAATAGATGCATGATCCATTTAACCAAAGACGTTAGGTGGGTGCATGCGATGCGAAAGATGTATATATTACTTCTTAATACTTCTTCGAAAGTCTTGATACTTTTCGTGTTTTTCGTTTTGTGCTGATTAAGGAAACTAGGTCAAACTTAGTCATTTACACAAACATAGTGTAATTAAGTTTTTGACGCATGATTACCGTTCAAGCAGAAGATAATCTTAATCCGGAATTAGTAATCAGATATCATGTCATAAATTTCCTTCAAAAGTACGACTCGTTTAACCTTggaaaatgaaatttgaattttgttattctcgatttaaaatttgtttatatttatttccttcatttaataaaaatattttcttaattagtttGTCGTCCAGAATTACAATATCAGAattctttataaatttcaaaataaataatcctAATAAtggttaatttaaaattatcatattggagaatatatatatatatatatatatatatatatatatatattacaagaaaaatattaaatgataattaattttaatgataacaaattattaattattgtaatgatgaatttaaataataatttattaaaagaattattaataattaatataatttatatgataaataattaatatctaaattgataactaaaattgGAGTCAATGTTCGGACATTGTTACTGATACCGCACCAACATTGCAATTGGCATAGGTGGTAGTTGGGGAGGAAGATTCTTCTTCGTCTTCTCCGTTCTCCATTTCCTTCACCGAAGGAAGGTGGTTTTCGCTACATATGTAATCCCACAATGATTTAACAAAACAATGTTCtatttgaattttgtaaacattGTCAGTTATCTCTTTGTTTGACTAAGATGTTTGGGCCATTTTCTTTTCCCATACCAAATTTCCTTGCAACCAATTTCCATACTTTAGGTTTTAATGTTATCAATTTGTGTtatgattataattttcatCAGAAAATTTAACTGAAAAGATAAACACAGTTTTTGAATTATTCGTATTTCACATAGTCTCTCGTGTAGATTTCTATCTCAacaaatttttatgtaaaaaaaaattataacaaattttctcgaaaaaaaaaatcaatttaaaaaatcacaaatacattttatcacaaatttaaattttttatgtaaatttttacaaattttaaattttcatgaaatttctcataaaaaaaattaattgcttTTTTCTATGAAACTGATTATGTAAGTACTTCCTTTTCGATCGTAAACAATtttgcaaaacaaaaaaatataataaattttataaaatatacaacttttattttatattatatttaattgataaaataactTATGAatgacttatttattttattaatactaGCGGAAACACATATTTTGTCGCACTTGTGTACACTTACAATCTCGTCGCTAAATAAACTAGTGTCTCTAACAAACAATTTGGTTACTGTTTCGGTGACTAATTTGAGATTGATATAAATCGGTGGCTATTTCAGTCACAATTTGCGATCATATTCTTTTGGTGACTAAATTACTTTTTTCTAATAGTGTGTtcgtatttttttaaaaatttgtattataacaTATGCACACATGTACACACACGTATTCACACATACACACCCACATACACACACATGCATCCACACACACTCACGCAGACGTTTACCCGCACACACACCCACCAACACTCACTACAACAAAAAATGGTTCTAACTAGAGTTATATTTGGCGTTTTTGGAGGTTTTAACCCCCTATCCACAGTTTGACTTTTTCCTAATAAAATCAGTGTAACTAATAAATTACCAGCAATTTTGAGTAACTTTAGAAAAGTATAATTTTCTTGCAGATTCATAACCATTGTAAGTTACTAGTAGTTCGAATCCTCATTATTTCTATTTTCCAAGAGTTTTAAGTCCTACCCTTTTACTTTCCAGGAATTTCAAATCCTAGCTGCTACACAAATCATAAGAcattgaaaaatgataaaaatgcaAATGTTCTTAAGTTTTGGTATGTATTctaaatataacattattaaCTGAGCAAAGAAGAGAGTTTACATCTTCAAGGTAAATTAAtataaggataatgatattttaattcactttttttacccacttttaacctatcactctcatcacccttagaccatcacatcacatcactacaaAAGATTAAAATAGATGATCTAAGGATGATGAGACTAGGTTAAAACTGGGTCAAAAAATgtgagttaaaatatcatttttcttaatgTAAACAAAGATTGAAAACAATCCAACTTTTGTCCatcctttatttttttgagATAAACAAAGATTGAAAAGTGCTTTTGTAGCATCCAACTTTCCTCTTGGACTTCCCTCGCAAAAAGGAGTAACTAATACACCAATTGCTACTCTGTTCTCATCACTGTACAAAGGCTGAAAAAGGTGGCCGCTGCATTTTCTCTGGCTACCATATTATCAATTTCTAGCACGTGAAGGATGCCATACAACATTATTAGGAAATACAAGGGTGGGGATTTGAGAGGTCTATAAAAATGTATCCCTCAAACTAAAATAACAATGTCAAAAGGCAGAGCAAAAATcctttgaaaacaaatttatgatCTCTTCATTTGCAGGATTGAACTGCATTGTGTTTGATGCTACTAAGGCTTACGGCATATTGAATTTAGAAAAGGGAACATCATCTCATCCTAAACTTTTGTTTAGTCTCTCCCCATAACcccaaaagaaattataaatttgtgtgTGTTTTCTAAATCTAATTGTTAATATACAATTATACCTATGCAAACTTGACTCACATAATCTATATTTGCTAGATTTTGTCTACATGCATTAAACCTAGCAAGAAGAACTTCACCAGGCGACCAGTTTGTTGCTGTCATCATACTGGAAAATATAGAGAAAAGTGCAACTCGGAGAATGGTACATCCTAGCATTAAATCATACTATAAATAAAAGCAgataacacaataaataaataaatatatatgtatataataaaaaaaaacaatgctTTTTAAAGTGCTAAAATCATAAGAAACAATGTTAGAAGTtggctttaagcctaactcaactctacaaaactaatttataagGTGATGtttgccttatctctagtcgatgtaggacttccaacacacctcTCACGTCaaggtatattcatctcgtgcgtgggacaAAATATTAGTGGTCTCGTGCGTGAATcaagaaattagtgggtggtccgTTAGCGTGGGCTTTAATGTGTCAGGTCTTTAGTGTGTCACGTGACACTATCAGTACTGTATAACAAAataatgtcacatgtcaatgtcacgatcaaatattattattttgatttcaatttagtccttatataTGTCTCTTTGATTCTATAACCAATTCACCCTATTTCGATTCATAAATATTGACTTCGTTTTTCTTTAACAAAATAaagtcaaaactaaaaaaatattcaatacaTAATGAAGTGTTAACGAACATGATAACATTACAACTTATAATCCAGAAATCAATATgtcactttttttattaagtaaaaataatacaacttttaattttttatactattttaaaacttattaaacCTAAATCCTGAATGTTATCAACACAAGTAAAAAAGATTAACTTTCTCTTTACtcttttattgaattaataAGAACATAGATTTATTGAATCCTAGTGTGTATATGtaaccttttatatataatttttctcatCACGTAATCGTTGTAACTgtactatatttaaaatttaaaatgagaaaatactaaaaatatgtttaatctaatgtaataaattcaaaacaatattatagATTATTTTAGTTGacgcatttttttttatttttgtttgtatcaAATTTTGCATTATGATTCcacaaaacaatataaattatattaattgctaaattattgaaaataaaactactgatatttaatattataaaaataattcaaaaattacattttaattaccattttcttaatttattaactataattaagttttattaattaaattcaaaaataaccctctaaaaattattatattataagaagtaaaataaaaatataaattatgtataaaaaatagaaacaaaaaaatataaattatattaattgctaaattattgaaaataaaactactgatatttaatattataaaaataattcaaaaattacattttaatttaccattttcttaatttattaactataattaagttttattaattaaattcaaaaataaccctctaaaaattattatattataagaagtaaaataaaaatataaattatgtataaaaaaatagaaattctcttgatatataattatatatataaatttattaaatgaagaGGATGGTGACAGAGTGAATCTATAACTGAAAAGTGGGCCGTTATGGGCTCTTTGCAATAATCCAAAACGAAAACGAAAAAATGGACCACAGGataataagagaaaaatgtCTGAAATACTATGTAGCCACATGTCACCATTTACACACAAGATTTTTTACAAGACgctataaaattaataataaaataaaaatatttaataaatatgtgttTCATAAAAATTTTGTACGTAGATTCCTTAAATAGTACCTTTATCATATTGATTagtaaagtttaaatattttctatacaCAAATATAGAGGCTTCTTTTAGCAAAGAAAGTAacacaaaacaattaaatttattatgtaataatattatatattttaaattggcTTAAATGTATTTTAGTGTATATAAATATGACTTCatataattttagtaaatataggatatttattaatgttaaattctaatatattttttttaactctttcttagtcattattattattattatctacatctagaaattaaatatattaattaaaatgattaagataatatatattatttcaaattaagagaataaaaaatttagataaataattacatataatttaatatattataattagaaaatttgaaaatataaagtatatGTCCAGTAAGAAAAACTCTTTTTTATGACATTAgaaaatagattattttaaatatatacaaaaaaaatataattacttttaatataaaatacaacactAAATTACTAAATGAAAAATTGATATAgtatatgattatattatttttattacttaattaaactGCATATACTAGCGAAGATGAGTATTTTTTGTGTATTTgcattaacaattttattacattaatatatataattttataaaaattatttaaccattatttttaaagtaaagatagtttaattattttcaaaagaagagaagttatttatttagttattttattaaataaataaataattctttttaaggaattttaagaaaaatgtataTAGTCGTTATCTTTAAAAGAgaaatcatttaattattttaaaatctaaaaattattcaattatttattttataaaataaagaataaataaattatttggtattccttgaaagataaaattgtttaattaaaatatataagaaaacaatgtattttttatataatggtataaataaaaagtataattatttaaattatatttttaccttaaactaatatttatttagaacATGGACTAAAAGTTTTagcaatttaaaattaatcaatatttatgttgaatataattaatatttgtattgtatgattaaaaatatatttaagcattttaaaagttattatgtAGGTATGATTTTactatatttcaattattattcttCTATATGTTGAAACATGTTTGTTACTTTATACTTTAGCAAACAagcttttattcttattttcttaAGTAATGTTTAAGatatatcatttaaatattaaaaataatatattttcaactatgatatttttttattgtacctTCTTTGTTACATTACAGAATTTTAAGATGTAAtactaaatatgttttttccttttctacATTTATCTCCAAAATAtcttctctcactctcataAGGTCAGAGATATTTCGTAACTTTCCCACCTTTCAAAACCTACCCACTCGAGTATGGTGTGTCTGTATGCTACTCGCGCTTCTATAGAATATCACTTACCACAACTCATTAATGCAAATAAAGTTACAAAAACTATATTAAGGAAAGTTGATGAATAATAATCTATATTTACATTTTGTACGTAGCATAAaattaagactttattttttatttctacctACAAAAGGGAAATATTACATTCATCAAAAAGTATACTTTGATTACATTATTAAACGGGGACAAAAATTTACCCTATTATTTATTCTTGAAATACTTGATTTAATTGCTTTaatagatttaaaaattaaagaaaataatataagtgTGTATTTGTGTAACTCCTTAATTCATCCCaagtttagttttatattttttacaaaactaacaagcttattttaattaactttatgttaaccaatatattttttcttttgtctttgaGGGATAACTAATCCAATTTAAGTTTtcttaatgaaaacaaaattgattgaaaattatattaattcaaGATGGTTTAATCAcgtttaagattaaaattagTGATGTTCCATATTATgcaatataaatattcaaacatactattttaaattaatttgaaagtaaaaatttgagaagattcacttttacaccaaaataatatgttatttgtATCTCTTTGAATGTTATACTTTGAAATTTTGCATTATACAACACTACcacttatattatatataccaTTTGACAAACAAAAACCAAATATTAAAATCTATCAAATATCATGATTTTTTTCGTAAAACAAGTACAACTTAGGACCAGTTCGGTATATATGTTTCtctttctctgttttttttattattagaattaaaatcTTAACTCATTAATATGTCAATTTGCATCGTCATTAACAATgccatcattttttttaacattacttcttttactattaattacattttttaaaatacatcaaCTTTAATGAATTTCACTTCActtgtattaattaaaaaaaacaaacaacaatacTTATTTGCATTTGTgatgtataataaataataaatttaacaaatagagaatatttaaaaaaatatatacactaAGAATAACATTTTCCTTataataatatactaataatGCATCATATACCTACGTAGTTATCTCTCCATGTGTATGTTAGGCTATTAGCTAAGTTCATTTttgtgatattaaaaaaataattgatctctTATATTTCTGTTTTCCCACTCTCATTAACCCACCCAACCAACTTCTTCACAAGCTGTCTCTATAAAACCCAACCCCTCCTCCTCGGAATCCCCGAACAAACCACCGCCGCCGCCGCAATGAACTCCACCTCGCACGTGCCGGCGACCGAAACGCCGTCGTTCTGGACAGAGGAGAAGCACGTGCACTTCCTCAACACCATGGAAGCCGCCTTCGTGCGTGCAATGCATGAAAACCACGGCGCCGCAACTCTCACGCGCCACTGCCTGCGCCTCGATCGCGACCTCCCTGACACCTCCGATTCCACTTTGGATTTGAAACCGCATCCCCGCCGCCGCACCAGAAAACTCCATGCACCCACAGGTACGTGATCGCACCCCATCACAAGTTTAACCACCCCGCGCCTTTAAACAACCACCGGTTTATTATCACCGTTGATTTGGATTCGGTGGATCGGGTTTGAGCTGAGGAGAGTTTTGATAATCATAAGACAGCGTTTGGctgcattttattatttttattattttgatgaaaacGGTGGTGGCGGTGGACCGGTGGTTGACGATCTAAAGTCCCAAACCAAACAGCGGTGTCAAAAAACAACGAATATGCTTCTTAGATATTTGTAGACAATGCgtgatttttttctcttccatctGGCCCCACCATCGAAtgccttttcttttatttttaatttttacatcaaAGATAAAAAGTTATACACAGTaaagaaaataggaaaaaataacaaaaaactaTTAGAATCATAATTCAATATTTCACTAAACAacattttctctcttccttcatTATCCAGTAtatacttcttctttttttctcttttaattttgttatacaTAAACAATTTCCGAGGATTTAACGAGCATtgttagtttattatttaattgtttcaattaaccaaaagattttttttctagaaaaatcTTGAACTTTACAGCGATGTTTTTCGATGTatttatttgatgaaaatgatCTCACGATCCACTTATTTTGTGTCctgttttaatttgttaagaTGGATCACTTTTTTGaccactcttttttttttctgatctttattataatttaaatttaaattcggTGTTGGTTGGTGCAGTAGATTCAATGGGTCCAACAATGAGAAGACCGAGGAGAAGATCATCTCAGCCCTACAACTCATCACAGGATCAGGTGTAATAAATTTGCCACTGTTTAGGTCTGTGAAGATGAAAGCTGTTTCCAGCCATTGGATCATGATCCAACTGtgaaaacatttaaataatatatttatttatgggTTCACATGATTTTCTGAATGGTCTTGTGCATgcataattgaaattattaagataaggatATTTTGTCGAAGAGATATATATGGATGAAGAAAAAGACTAACGTATGACTTCCACGTGTCCCCACACAGGTGGTCCCACATGCAGAAAACCAAACAGAAGGTGCAGCAGCATGTAACGGCGAGGAGGATGATAAAAGAgcacaaaattaagaaaactcATGTTTAGTGTACCTTTTCCACCAACtccatttttatttacaatttatttgtccttttgattttattatttcgTATGGAttaaattatatctttattctcttcaatgtaaaattacatttatttttgttttaaattttaaaaataaataaatataatatttttttcgtaAATATTTCGAaactaaaaatagttaattcTATTATTGctatttgttttctaaattgtctttgatccttattttctttttctctaattCATGTCACGTGAGTATTGTTTATTGAGAGCTTGTAACCAAATATTTCTACCCATATGAGAAGATATTAAGAAACTGTGCATGTGTGCTGTTTTAATGAATGAAGGAAGCAGCACATGCAATTACTTAAgatgtttctcttttttttttttttttccatttctttgCATGAGAGTTATTGCTTCTGTTTCTCATATGATAGGAAAAGAAAGCAGTGTTTGAGAGATATTTTATGAAAGTTCTATGGAATATCAtatcaacattatttaaatagtgCAGTGGTAAgagttttatattatataaataaatatgaaaatttttagtattGGATGATAGAGTAAAAAAATACGATATGTTATTGAATTAGGGCACGTGAAGGTGTGGATTGTGATTAGATGGAAGGAAAGCGACATGAGAGGAGTTTGGTACCTTATCTAGTGGTGGTTGGTTGGTAAATGTTTTTGAAATCAAAATTCTGTGTTatgctttttctcttcttttacaACACTCTCATCGATCTCATTGCCAACTTTCCATCATTGCTTCTTATGTGAAGTCCTATTCCACCATTGCATCAACTTTTTAATATCTCTCTTCTTCTATTGGTTTATACTTTGTATGTGTCTAAAACTACAAATTCTAACtcaaaattttggtttttctttCGTTTCTAAACTGTTTAATATGATTACGATATGTGTTTCAACTAATctaaa is a window of Vigna unguiculata cultivar IT97K-499-35 chromosome 4, ASM411807v1, whole genome shotgun sequence DNA encoding:
- the LOC114182438 gene encoding uncharacterized protein LOC114182438 isoform X3; amino-acid sequence: MNSTSHVPATETPSFWTEEKHVHFLNTMEAAFVRAMHENHGAATLTRHCLRLDRDLPDTSDSTLDLKPHPRRRTRKLHAPTVDSMGPTMRRPRRRSSQPYNSSQDQV
- the LOC114182438 gene encoding uncharacterized protein LOC114182438 isoform X2, with translation MNSTSHVPATETPSFWTEEKHVHFLNTMEAAFVRAMHENHGAATLTRHCLRLDRDLPDTSDSTLDLKPHPRRRTRKLHAPTDSMGPTMRRPRRRSSQPYNSSQDQVVPHAENQTEGAAACNGEEDDKRAQN
- the LOC114182438 gene encoding uncharacterized protein LOC114182438 isoform X1, with the protein product MNSTSHVPATETPSFWTEEKHVHFLNTMEAAFVRAMHENHGAATLTRHCLRLDRDLPDTSDSTLDLKPHPRRRTRKLHAPTVDSMGPTMRRPRRRSSQPYNSSQDQVVPHAENQTEGAAACNGEEDDKRAQN